The window CGTGAACGGCGTCCACGATCTCGCGGATGCGGCTCTCGAAGACGCCGTGCGTCGAGGGGTAGGTCACCATCAGTCCGCACAGCTCCGAGGAGTGCTCTTTGGCCTTGGCTTCGAGGTCGGCCACGTCGATGTTGCCGTTGGCGTCGCACGCCACCGTCACGATCTTCATCCCCGCCATCGCGGCCGACGCCGGGTTGGTGCCGTGGGCCGATGCCGGGATCAGCACCACGTTGCGGTAGCCCTGACCGCGGCTCTGGTGGTAGGCGCGGATCACCATCAGCCCCGAGTATTCGCCCGCGGCGCCCGAGTTGGGTTGCAGCGAGCAGGCCGCGAAGCCGGTGATCGTCGCCAGGTCCTTTTCCAGCTCCGCGATGAGCTGCCGATAGCCCTCGGTCTGGTCCGCCGGGGCGAAGGGGTGCATGTTCTGGAAGCCCGCGAGCGAGAGCGGCTGCATGAGCGCCGCGGCGTTGAGCTTCATGGTGCAGGAACCCAGCGAGATCATCGAGTTGGCCAGCGAAATGTCTCTCAGTTCCAGCTTTTTGATATAGCGCATCAGGGCGCTTTCCGAACGGTAGGCGTTGAAGACCGGCTCCCGGAGGTAGCCCGACTCGCGCCGCAGGCCGGCCGGGATGCAGCTCTCGGCGACGGCCTTCACCGCTTTGGCTTTCTTGCCCTTGGCCGCGGCGAAGATTCCCGCGACGGCCTCGATCTCCGCCGGGGTGGTCACCTCGTCGAACGACATCCGCACCGATCCTTCGGAGGGGTAGTAGAAGTTGATGCCCTGTTCGAGCGCCAGCGACTGCACGACGGCGGCCTCGGCCTCGACCTCCAGCGTGTCGAAGAACTCCTTCGATGCGAGTTTGTAATCCATCGCTTCCAGCGCACGGGCGACCGTCGCAGCGGCGAAATGGGCCGTCTCGGCGGCGCGCTTCAGCCCCTCGGGACCGTTGTAGACGCAGTAGAAGCCCGTCATCGAGGCCATCAGCGCCGAGGCGGTGCAGATGTTCGACGTGGCGCGCTCGCGCTTGATGTGCTGTTCGCGCATCTGGAGCGCCATGCGCAGGGCCTTGTTGCCCATCCGATCGACCGAGACGCCGATGATGCGGCCCGGCATGTTGCGCTTGAACGCCTCGCGCGTGGTCATGTAAGCCGCGGCGGGGCCTCCGAAGCCCATCGGCGTGCCGAGGCGCTGCGTCGAACCCACGGCGATGTCGGCGCCCCACTCCCCGGGGGCTTTCAGCAGGGCCAGCGACAGCGGGTCGGCGACGGCCGTGACGAGCGCGCCCCGGGCGTGCGCCGCGGCGGTGAACTCCGCATAGTCGCGCACCGATCCGTCGGCGGCAGGGTACTGCACGATGGCGCCGAACTCGCGGCCCGTGAATTCGTATTCGTCGTATTCATCGACGATCAGTTCGATTCCGAACGGTTCGCTGCGCGTCAGCAGCACGTCGAGCGTCTGCGGGAAGACGTTGCGATCGACGAAGAGCTGGTTGCGGCCCTCCTTGACGGCTTCGCGCGAACGCAGCGAAAACATCATCGCCATCGCTTCGGCGGCGGCGGTGCCCTCGTCGAGCAGCGAGCAGTTGCCGATCTCCATGCCCGTGAGCGAGATCATGGCGGTCTGGAAATTCAGCAGCGCTTCGAGGCGTCCCTGCGAGATCTCGGCCTGATAGGGGGTGTAGGAGGTGTACCACGCGGGGTTCTCGAAGACGTTGCGCGCAACGGCGGCCGGCACGGCCGAAGGGTAATAGCCCATGCCGATGAACGAGCGCAGGGGGCGGTTGCGGTCGGCCAGCTCGCGGATGTGGGCGGCGAATTCGTATTCGCTCATCCCCTCGGCGGGCAGCGCCAGCGGTTTTTTGAGACGGATGGACTGCGGAATGACCTGTGCGATGAGCTCGTCGGTCGATTTCACACCGATCACGTCGAGCATGGCTTTGAGGTCTTTTTCGTTGTTGACGCCGATATGGCGTTCGGAAAACTTGTCGAACATACGAATATGGAGGAATTAAGTTACGATATTTTAGCTTTCGGGGACTTTATCTGTACAAATGTAAGACAAACGGAGCGGACGTGCAAAAAAATCCGCCGAAACTTTTTTCGGCGGAAAAAGATGCGGGGCTTCGCGTCGGCGGGTCAGCAGCGGAAACTGCTGCACCGGAGCGGCCCGGGAATCAATACGACTTGATCCATAGCGCATTTTTTACATACGGTTTTGAACGCACGTCGTATTCCGTACAGTTATGGGTTTCCCAGGAGGTTGCCTCCATGTTGCAGAACCACACGATGCCGTTTCTGCGTCCGCTGAGCCAGTAGCTTCCTTCGATGCAATCGCCGTGCGCCTGTTTCAGCGTAAGATTCAGGGTCTTGCGCAGACGATATATCTCTTTCATTTCGTCCATTGAGGGAAGTTTCCCTTCTATGTTCGCGGAAGACCACGACATGAAGCGGCCTTGTTTTAACCGGATATACTGGCCGTGCGTACCGTTCGCGGTGAAAACGACGCCTTTTACGCCGTCTTTTTCATAAAGTTCGCCGGGTTTGTAATATCCCGCTTCCCGGCGTTCCCGGTCCGCTCTGCGCTGCGCTTCTGCCTGCTGCTGCCGTTCGGCGGCCAGACGCTCTGCCTCTTTGCGCCGTTTCTCCGCAGCAATTCGTTCCGCTTCGGCCCGTTTCTGTTCGGCGATGCGCTGCTCTTCGGCGCGCCGTTCCTCGGCAATGCGCCGTTCTTCGGCTGCGATGCGCTCTTGTTCCAGTCGCACCTGCTCTTTGCGGTAATTATGATACTTGATGCCGGCGCCGGCCAGAATCAGAACGGCCAAGGCTGCAATGAGATACGGCCGGTTTTTCTTCCACAGGACGGCCCGCCGTTCCGCCGCCTCTTTCTCCTCCTGCTCGCGCCGGAGACGGAGCTTCTCCTCCTCTTTCGCCTGCTCTTCACGCCATACGCGCCGCCGTTCGGCCTGCTCCAGCGTGCAGGCATAGATCAGCTCCTCGGCGTAGAGCTGCGGACTGGCGAGCACCTCGTGCAGTTTGTCGTTGTCCATCGCCCGGACCTGCGCCGTGAACTCCGCGCTCCGGCTGCGAATCTCCAGCTCCCGGCGGCACTCTTCGACCAGCGAGGCCCGGTACATCGCGGCACCGGAGACGATTTCGTGCAGTTTTTCGTCGTCGTACTGCCGCACCTCGGGCATCGGGGGAAGCGTTTCGCCGGGGTCCTCCGTGAAATGACGCTCCGCCGAATGCGTCTCCGGCTCTCCGGTTTCGCCCTTGTAGCGCCGGACGGTGTCGCCGGCCTTGATGCGTGCGATCTCGTCGGCCACGGCCTTCGGAACGCAAATCTTGTCAACGGGCATGAAGATCGCGGGCAGAGCCTTGAACCAGACGATGCCGCACGGAATGCCGATGATGCTCAGAAACTCCCCGATCATGGCGAACAGCGCTCCTGCGGCGGCGATCAGTCCGAAGGGGAAATAGAGAATCGTGATGACGGTCGAAAAGGCCGCGGCGGCCGTGCTGCGCTCTTCGGGCCGCACCAGGTCGAGTTCCTTGCGGGTGACCAGCGCCGACGAAAAGGGCGTGAGCAGAAACCGTGCGATCTGGAAAAATCCGAGCCCCACGGGATAGAGCACCACCGTGCAGCACAGAATCGCACCGAACAACGCGTAAAAAAACGCGAACAGGAATCCGAAGAATGGAAAATGCCAGAGAATGTTCAAACAACCGTTCATATTCATTTGATTTAAGGGTTAGTCTTTCACGGGCGTACGAAAAAAAAGGCGTGAGCGAATTTTCCCGAATCCACTCACGAGGTATTAGGCGACCCACCAAGTAGAATTACGGACAAATGCTCACGCTGAAAAACAGCGAGAGCACCAACCTTAATCTCTTACTTGGTTACGAAAGTGCCTAATTTTCGTGAGTAAGAAAAAAGCCGATGCGCTTTTTTATCGTTCGTATGTCGGCGGCCCTCGCAGACCGCACGTCGCAAAGATAGGAAAATCAA of the Alistipes senegalensis JC50 genome contains:
- a CDS encoding YccF domain-containing protein; amino-acid sequence: MNGCLNILWHFPFFGFLFAFFYALFGAILCCTVVLYPVGLGFFQIARFLLTPFSSALVTRKELDLVRPEERSTAAAAFSTVITILYFPFGLIAAAGALFAMIGEFLSIIGIPCGIVWFKALPAIFMPVDKICVPKAVADEIARIKAGDTVRRYKGETGEPETHSAERHFTEDPGETLPPMPEVRQYDDEKLHEIVSGAAMYRASLVEECRRELEIRSRSAEFTAQVRAMDNDKLHEVLASPQLYAEELIYACTLEQAERRRVWREEQAKEEEKLRLRREQEEKEAAERRAVLWKKNRPYLIAALAVLILAGAGIKYHNYRKEQVRLEQERIAAEERRIAEERRAEEQRIAEQKRAEAERIAAEKRRKEAERLAAERQQQAEAQRRADRERREAGYYKPGELYEKDGVKGVVFTANGTHGQYIRLKQGRFMSWSSANIEGKLPSMDEMKEIYRLRKTLNLTLKQAHGDCIEGSYWLSGRRNGIVWFCNMEATSWETHNCTEYDVRSKPYVKNALWIKSY
- the gcvP gene encoding aminomethyl-transferring glycine dehydrogenase, which codes for MFDKFSERHIGVNNEKDLKAMLDVIGVKSTDELIAQVIPQSIRLKKPLALPAEGMSEYEFAAHIRELADRNRPLRSFIGMGYYPSAVPAAVARNVFENPAWYTSYTPYQAEISQGRLEALLNFQTAMISLTGMEIGNCSLLDEGTAAAEAMAMMFSLRSREAVKEGRNQLFVDRNVFPQTLDVLLTRSEPFGIELIVDEYDEYEFTGREFGAIVQYPAADGSVRDYAEFTAAAHARGALVTAVADPLSLALLKAPGEWGADIAVGSTQRLGTPMGFGGPAAAYMTTREAFKRNMPGRIIGVSVDRMGNKALRMALQMREQHIKRERATSNICTASALMASMTGFYCVYNGPEGLKRAAETAHFAAATVARALEAMDYKLASKEFFDTLEVEAEAAVVQSLALEQGINFYYPSEGSVRMSFDEVTTPAEIEAVAGIFAAAKGKKAKAVKAVAESCIPAGLRRESGYLREPVFNAYRSESALMRYIKKLELRDISLANSMISLGSCTMKLNAAALMQPLSLAGFQNMHPFAPADQTEGYRQLIAELEKDLATITGFAACSLQPNSGAAGEYSGLMVIRAYHQSRGQGYRNVVLIPASAHGTNPASAAMAGMKIVTVACDANGNIDVADLEAKAKEHSSELCGLMVTYPSTHGVFESRIREIVDAVHDAGGQVYMDGANMNAQVGLTNPGYIGADVCHLNLHKTFAMPHGGGGPGVGPICVAEHLKAFLPSHSVVATGGDEGITAVASAPWGSALLLPITYGYIKMLGADGLRKATEMAIVNANYMSAALASEFRTYYSGETGRVGHEMILDLTNFKKDYNIDCGDIAHRLMDYGFHAPTLSFPVHETLMVEPTESEPKEEMDRFIEALVQIKRECEAAAGEADNVVANAPHTARELAGEWSHPYTREQAAFPLRWIGESKFFPYVSKIDNGYGDRNLCCRNCE